Proteins encoded in a region of the Phacochoerus africanus isolate WHEZ1 chromosome 8, ROS_Pafr_v1, whole genome shotgun sequence genome:
- the SMPDL3B gene encoding acid sphingomyelinase-like phosphodiesterase 3b, which yields MTAPGGPHVSMRRAPRMRLPVLLIFLAHWGVTRAGQGKFWHISDLHLDPDYKVSQDPLQVCPSAGSRPVLNAGPWGDYLCDSPWILINSSIYAMKEIEPKPDFILWTGDDTPHVPDEKLGEAAVLQIMERLSKLIREVFPDTQVYAALGNHDFHPKHQLPAGSNNIYNQVAELWRPWLNNESIALFKEGAFYSEKLPGPSGAGRIVVLNTNLYYSKNEQTANMADPSRQFQWLDDVLSNASRAGEMVYIIGHVPPGFFEKTRNKAWFREDFNKEYLKVIHKHHRVIAGQFFGHQHLDSFRMFYDDAGAPISVMFLTPGVTPWKTTLAGVVNGANNPGIRMFEYDQSTLSLKDMATYFLNLSQANEQGTPRWELEYRLTEAYGVPDAGAGSMHAALGRIASNQDVLQRYYDYNSVSYEPQHCDEACRIEHVCALREVAFDAYAACLRDPGVAHAPCLALLLAALLGLRALLQRW from the exons GCCCCAAGAATGAGGCTGCCTGTGCTGCTGATTTTCCTGGCCCACTGGGGAGTCACCAGAGCTGGACAAG GGAAGTTCTGGCACATCTCTGACCTGCACCTTGATCCGGACTACAAGGTATCTCAAGACCCCCTCCAAGTGTGCCCATCTGCAGGCTCCCGGCCGGTGCTCAACGCAGGCCCCTGGGGGGACTACCTCTGCGATTCTCCCTGGATCCTCATCAACTCCTCCATCTACGCCATGAAGGAGATTGAGCCGAAGCCAGACTTCATCCTCTGGACCGG TGATGACACACCCCACGTGCCCGATGAGAAGCTGGGGGAGGCGGCTGTGCTGCAAATCATGGAACGCCTGAGTAAGCTCATCAGAGAGGTCTTTCCAG aTACTCAAGTCTATGCTGCTTTGGGAAATCATGACTTTCACCCCAAACACCAGTTGCCTGCAGGAAGCAACAATATCTACAACCAGGTAGCAGAGCTGTGGCGACCCTGGCTCAATAACGAATCCATCGCTCTCTTCAAAGAAG GTGCCTTCTACTCTGAGAAACTGCCGGGGCCGAGCGGGGCTGGGCGGATCGTGGTCCTCAACACCAACCTGTACTACAGCAAAAACGAGCAGACGGCCAACATGGCTGACCCCAGCCGGCAGTTCCAGTGGCTGGACGACGTGCTGAGCAATGCTTCCCGAGCTGGGGAGATG GTGTACATTATCGGCCACGTGCCTCCGGGGTTCTTTGAGAAGACGCGGAACAAAGCATGGTTCCGGGAGGACTTCAACAAGGAGTATCTGAAGGTGATCCACAAGCACCATCGAGTCATCGCAGGGCAGTTCTTTGGGCACCAACACCTTGACAGCTTTCGGATGTTCTATGATGATGCAG GTGCTCCCATCAGCGTCATGTTCCTCACACCAGGGGTCACCCCATGGAAAACCACGTTAGCTGGAGTGGTCAACGGGGCCAACAATCCAGGCATCCGGATGTTTGAATACGACCAAAGCACTCTGAGCCTGAAG GACATGGCGACCTACTTCTTGAACCTGAGTCAGGCGAACGAGCAGGGGACACCGCGCTGGGAGCTTGAGTACCGGTTGACGGAGGCCTACGGGGTGCCCGACGCAGGGGCCGGTTCCATGCACGCGGCGCTGGGCCGCATAGCCAGCAACCAGGACGTGCTGCAGCGCTACTACGACTACAACTCGGTCAGCTACGAACCGCAGCACTGCGACGAGGCCTGCCGCATCGAGCACGTGTGCGCGCTGCGCGAGGTGGCCTTCGATGCGTACGCCGCCTGCCTGCGTGACCCCGGCGTCGCGCACGCGCCCTGCCTCGCGCTCCTGCTGGCGGCGCTGCTGGGCCTGCGCGCGCTGCTCCAGCGGTGGTGA